From Flavobacterium lipolyticum, one genomic window encodes:
- a CDS encoding JAB domain-containing protein, with protein sequence METSKTLQNWNQVAEIQLVYKTKVKASDRPYISSSKTVYQLVLQFWNPDTIEFFEEFKILLLNQSNKVLGMYEVSSGGIAGTSVDLRLIFAAAIKANAVSLIMIHNHPSGQVKPSEADKQITNKVKEAGRIMDITLLDHIIITPETYYSFVDEGAL encoded by the coding sequence ATGGAAACTTCAAAAACACTTCAAAATTGGAATCAGGTGGCAGAAATACAGTTGGTCTACAAAACAAAAGTAAAAGCATCAGACAGACCTTATATTAGTTCCTCCAAAACAGTTTACCAGCTGGTGCTCCAGTTCTGGAATCCAGATACAATCGAATTTTTTGAGGAGTTTAAGATCCTGCTTTTGAACCAGTCCAATAAGGTATTGGGCATGTACGAAGTATCATCGGGAGGAATTGCCGGCACTTCAGTTGACCTCAGGTTGATTTTTGCTGCAGCAATTAAAGCCAATGCAGTATCACTGATCATGATTCATAACCATCCCTCAGGACAGGTGAAGCCTTCTGAGGCGGATAAGCAGATAACTAATAAAGTAAAAGAAGCAGGCAGAATTATGGATATCACACTGCTGGATCATATTATCATTACTCCCGAAACCTATTATTCCTTTGTAGATGAAGGCGCTTTGTAG